Proteins from a genomic interval of Drosophila willistoni isolate 14030-0811.24 chromosome 2L unlocalized genomic scaffold, UCI_dwil_1.1 Seg139, whole genome shotgun sequence:
- the LOC6638305 gene encoding kazrin isoform X6: MQINGVAAGPTMAASEPPEPPPRNPDRINASLHKLGESKIVKSLDSSVIKEKSSSANNNKPIRPLLSLDNSVASTSAAAAAAAASATTGAAATSSLVGLKPSPSRSVLANSSSNESNSSPASSNGSNQTLTPPITIDNQHQSQLQQPQQQRLGQVVGLPQPQLPLPNGTNSSSNNITTTSPAMIHANNSNLIAPVHSSVSVAASSVSATVSPNSANSTGNPHALNAVDKRNANDVCSMESKSKLSSSPSSTSASASPSTSVMPHSPTSAASAALLMLETHGPNGSNILLHYPDGNRNSNDHLNHADVETNSKFVAESAMKLREENDRLNAELLRLRRLLEHSTDGAVGGIDPTALGHNTDAEALHDSPVSQERVERLECELRSVKNQLLTMRLERKKLRTDKSELLGQVKQLCASLQEKEQELRDFIRNFQERVRETESNNAKLSGDRDRERFQLLKQARDEAERSLALAQQLSARDLQLQRLQEQLQEARRQLSGCLSDQESLHSFAPLTPPASGMLGQLTGGSGLSGGASGGVGLVGLRSGTTDDSGRGGGNSNSLSAFSGSLSGGSGATVGDRNSCSNDSGLRNSSDRESTGGELNFSDGTCDNGPCITVDPDSISLVSSQNMYQFGTPKERSPTLSPLNSAAYSRSVEQLGSPVDGDGPGGLGGGGAITRKFANANVKSAGPLGARNGRGGTWGSISRVFARSRNKSKALSADGGVGELDSDYSWNPLSEEGYAEKLRLLREASQLPMERWRATQVLAWLEVALGMPQYSTRCSENVKSGKVLLELNDVELEAGLGLVHPMHRKKLRLAIEEQRRPELVRYPMITQLGHTWVASEWLPDIGLPQYAEPFLQSLVDARMLDTLSKKELEKFLGVTRKFHQASIVHGIHVLRIVKYDRQTLAMRRVQSETVDTDPIVWTNQRFVRWVRSIDLGEYAENLKDSGVHGGLVVLEPSFSGDTMATALGIPPSKNIIRRHLNTEFDALILPARYIIYCQMEEFQMENNSRQLAKLQAH; this comes from the exons ATGCAAATAAACGGTGTAGCTGCCGGACCAACTATGGCCGCATCAGAGCCACCAGAGCCGCCGCCACGCAATCCGGATCGCATAAATGCCTCACTGCACAAGCTTGGCGAATCC AAAATTGTCAAATCCCTGGACTCGAGTGTGATCAAAGAGAAGTCCTCCTCAGCGAATAATAATAAGCCCATTAGGCCATTACTGTCCCTGGACAATTCAGTTGCATccacatcagcagcagcagcagcagcggcagcgtcGGCAACgacaggagcagcagcaacttcTTCTTTAGTTGGCCTCAAGCCATCTCCTTCACGCTCCGTTTTGGccaatagcagcagcaacgaaAGCAACTCCTCACCGGCCAGTTCGAATGGCAGCAATCAGACACTGACTCCACCCATTACCATTGATAACCAGCATCAGTCACAACTCCAGCAGCCGCAGCAACAGCGGCTTGGTCAAGTCGTTGGCTTGCCACAGCCGCAATTACCATTACCGAATggcaccaacagcagcagcaacaacatcacaACCACCAGCCCAGCCATGATACATGCGAATAACTCAAATTTAATTGCCCCAGTTCACTCCTCCGTCTCCGTTGCCGCCAGCTCCGTCTCCGCCACAGTCTCCCCTAACAGTGCAAACTCAACGGGCAATCCACATGCATTGAATGCGG TCGATAAGAGAAATGCCAATGATGTTTGCTCAATGGAGTCGAAAAGCAAattatcatcatcaccatcatccaCATCCGCATCCGCATCCCCATCCACATCAGTGATGCCGCATTCGCCCACATCCGCTGCCTCAGCAGCTCTCCTAATGCTTGAAACCCATGGCCCAAATGGCAGCAATATACTCCTCCATTATCCAGATGGTAATCGCAATTCAAATGATCATCTCAATCATGCTGACGTTGAGACAAACTCAAAGTTCGTGGCAG AATCTGCCATGAAATTACGTGAGGAAAATGATCGTCTTAATGCCGAATTGCTGCGCCTCCGACGTCTGCTGGAGCACTCAACAGATGGAGCAGTAGGTGGCATAGATCCAACAGCATTGGGTCACAATACCGATGCAGAAGCTCTGCATGATAGCCCCGTCTCACAGGAGCGAGTGGAACGCTTGGAATGCGAATTGCGTTCGGTTAAGAATCAATTGCTCACCATGCGGCTGGAGCGTAAAAAGCTGCGCACTGACAAGTCTGAACTATTGGGCCAGGTGAAGCAATTGTGTGCCTCACTCCAAGAGAAGGAGCAAGAGTTGAGGGATTTCATACGCAATTTCCAAGAACGTGTACGCGAAACAGAATCAAACAATGCCAAATTGTCGGGAGATAGGGATCGAGAACGTTTCCAACTGTTGAAACAGGCACGCGATGAGGCGGAGAGATCCCTGGCGCTGGCCCAACAGCTATCGGCCAGGGACTTGCAGTTGCAACGGCTACAGGAACAGCTGCAGGAGGCACGTCGTCAGCTCTCTGGTTGTCTCTCCGATCAGGAGAGTTTGCACTCGTTTGCCCCGTTGACGCCTCCAGCCTCGGGAATGTTGGGCCAACTGACAGGTGGCTCGGGCCTAAGTGGAGGTGCGAGTGGTGGCGTTGGACTTGTGGGTCTTCGCAGTGGAACAACCGACGACAGTGGACGCGGCGGTGGCAATTCCAATTCCCTGTCCGCCTTTAGTGGCAGTTTAAGCGGCGGCTCTGGCGCCACGGTCGGTGATCGCAATTCCTGCTCGAATGATTCGGGTCTAAGGAATAGCAGCGATCGAGAGAGCACTGGCGGCGAGTTGAACTTCAGTGATGGCACCTGCGACAATGGTCCCTGCATTACAGTCGATCCTGACAGCATTTCCTTGGTCTCCAGTCAGAACATGTATCAAT TTGGCACACCCAAAGAACGTAGTCCCACATTGTCGCCCCTGAACTCAGCTGCTTATTCGAGATCTGTGGAACAGTTGGGCTCACCCGTGGATGGCGACGGACCTGGAGGTCTAGGCGGTGGTGGAGCCATCACCCGTAAATTTGCCAATGCCAATGTGAAGAGTGCAGGACCACTTGGCGCCCGCAATGGCCGTGGAGGCACCTGGGGCAGCATATCCCGAGTGTTTGCCCGCTctagaaacaaaagcaaagccCTTTCAGCTGATGGAGGAGTCGGTGAAT TAGATTCTGACTACTCATGGAATCCCTTGTCGGAAGAGGGTTATGCCGAGAAATTGCGTCTGCTACGTGAAGCCTCTCAGCTGCCAATGGAACGCTGGAGAGCCACCCAAGTGCTCGCCTGGCTGGAGGTGGCCTTGGGCATGCCTCAGTATAGTACACGATGTTCGGAGAATGTAAAGAGTGGCAAAGTTCTGCTCGAACTGAATGATGTGGAACTAGAAGCCGGCTTGGGTCTAGTGCATCCTATGCATCGCAAGAAACTACGTCTGGCCATTGAGGAGCAACGGCGACCCGAACTGGTACGCTATCCCATGATCACCCAACTAGGACACACATGGGTGGCATCCGAATGGTTGCCAGACATCGGTTTGCCCCAGTATGCGGAACCTTTTCTGCAATCTCTGGTCGATGCTCGCATGCTGGACACTCTATCGAAAAAGGaattggaaaagtttttgggaGTGACAAGAAAGTTCCATCAGGCCAGCATTGTTCATG GAATTCATGTCTTACGCATTGTGAAATACGACCGCCAGACCTTGGCCATGCGACGTGTGCAATCAGAGACAGTTGACACTGATCCCATTGTGTGGACAAATCAACGTTTCGTGCGTTGGGTACGCTCCATCGATTTGGGTGAATACGCCGAGAATTTGAAAG ACAGCGGTGTTCATGGAGGCCTTGTGGTGCTTGAGCCATCCTTCTCGGGTGACACCATGGCCACTGCCTTGGGCATTCCACCATCTAAGAATATAATTAGACGACATCTCAATACGGAATTTGATGCCCTTATTCTACCCGCAAG ATACATAATTTACTGTCAAATGGAAGAATTTCAAATGGAAAACAACTCGCGGCAATTGGCCAAATTGCAggcacattaa
- the LOC6638305 gene encoding kazrin isoform X7, whose amino-acid sequence MQINGVAAGPTMAASEPPEPPPRNPDRINASLHKLGESKIVKSLDSSVIKEKSSSANNNKPIRPLLSLDNSVASTSAAAAAAAASATTGAAATSSLVGLKPSPSRSVLANSSSNESNSSPASSNGSNQTLTPPITIDNQHQSQLQQPQQQRLGQVVGLPQPQLPLPNGTNSSSNNITTTSPAMIHANNSNLIAPVHSSVSVAASSVSATVSPNSANSTGNPHALNAVDKRNANDVCSMESKSKLSSSPSSTSASASPSTSVMPHSPTSAASAALLMLETHGPNGSNILLHYPDGNRNSNDHLNHADVETNSKFVAESAMKLREENDRLNAELLRLRRLLEHSTDGAVGGIDPTALGHNTDAEALHDSPVSQERVERLECELRSVKNQLLTMRLERKKLRTDKSELLGQVKQLCASLQEKEQELRDFIRNFQERVRETESNNAKLSGDRDRERFQLLKQARDEAERSLALAQQLSARDLQLQRLQEQLQEARRQLSGCLSDQESLHSFAPLTPPASGMLGQLTGGSGLSGGASGGVGLVGLRSGTTDDSGRGGGNSNSLSAFSGSLSGGSGATVGDRNSCSNDSGLRNSSDRESTGGELNFSDGTCDNGPCITVDPDSISLVSSQNMYQFGTPKERSPTLSPLNSAAYSRSVEQLGSPVDGDGPGGLGGGGAITRKFANANVKSAGPLGARNGRGGTWGSISRVFARSRNKSKALSADGGVGEYSDYSWNPLSEEGYAEKLRLLREASQLPMERWRATQVLAWLEVALGMPQYSTRCSENVKSGKVLLELNDVELEAGLGLVHPMHRKKLRLAIEEQRRPELVRYPMITQLGHTWVASEWLPDIGLPQYAEPFLQSLVDARMLDTLSKKELEKFLGVTRKFHQASIVHGIHVLRIVKYDRQTLAMRRVQSETVDTDPIVWTNQRFVRWVRSIDLGEYAENLKDSGVHGGLVVLEPSFSGDTMATALGIPPSKNIIRRHLNTEFDALILPARYIIYCQMEEFQMENNSRQLAKLQAH is encoded by the exons ATGCAAATAAACGGTGTAGCTGCCGGACCAACTATGGCCGCATCAGAGCCACCAGAGCCGCCGCCACGCAATCCGGATCGCATAAATGCCTCACTGCACAAGCTTGGCGAATCC AAAATTGTCAAATCCCTGGACTCGAGTGTGATCAAAGAGAAGTCCTCCTCAGCGAATAATAATAAGCCCATTAGGCCATTACTGTCCCTGGACAATTCAGTTGCATccacatcagcagcagcagcagcagcggcagcgtcGGCAACgacaggagcagcagcaacttcTTCTTTAGTTGGCCTCAAGCCATCTCCTTCACGCTCCGTTTTGGccaatagcagcagcaacgaaAGCAACTCCTCACCGGCCAGTTCGAATGGCAGCAATCAGACACTGACTCCACCCATTACCATTGATAACCAGCATCAGTCACAACTCCAGCAGCCGCAGCAACAGCGGCTTGGTCAAGTCGTTGGCTTGCCACAGCCGCAATTACCATTACCGAATggcaccaacagcagcagcaacaacatcacaACCACCAGCCCAGCCATGATACATGCGAATAACTCAAATTTAATTGCCCCAGTTCACTCCTCCGTCTCCGTTGCCGCCAGCTCCGTCTCCGCCACAGTCTCCCCTAACAGTGCAAACTCAACGGGCAATCCACATGCATTGAATGCGG TCGATAAGAGAAATGCCAATGATGTTTGCTCAATGGAGTCGAAAAGCAAattatcatcatcaccatcatccaCATCCGCATCCGCATCCCCATCCACATCAGTGATGCCGCATTCGCCCACATCCGCTGCCTCAGCAGCTCTCCTAATGCTTGAAACCCATGGCCCAAATGGCAGCAATATACTCCTCCATTATCCAGATGGTAATCGCAATTCAAATGATCATCTCAATCATGCTGACGTTGAGACAAACTCAAAGTTCGTGGCAG AATCTGCCATGAAATTACGTGAGGAAAATGATCGTCTTAATGCCGAATTGCTGCGCCTCCGACGTCTGCTGGAGCACTCAACAGATGGAGCAGTAGGTGGCATAGATCCAACAGCATTGGGTCACAATACCGATGCAGAAGCTCTGCATGATAGCCCCGTCTCACAGGAGCGAGTGGAACGCTTGGAATGCGAATTGCGTTCGGTTAAGAATCAATTGCTCACCATGCGGCTGGAGCGTAAAAAGCTGCGCACTGACAAGTCTGAACTATTGGGCCAGGTGAAGCAATTGTGTGCCTCACTCCAAGAGAAGGAGCAAGAGTTGAGGGATTTCATACGCAATTTCCAAGAACGTGTACGCGAAACAGAATCAAACAATGCCAAATTGTCGGGAGATAGGGATCGAGAACGTTTCCAACTGTTGAAACAGGCACGCGATGAGGCGGAGAGATCCCTGGCGCTGGCCCAACAGCTATCGGCCAGGGACTTGCAGTTGCAACGGCTACAGGAACAGCTGCAGGAGGCACGTCGTCAGCTCTCTGGTTGTCTCTCCGATCAGGAGAGTTTGCACTCGTTTGCCCCGTTGACGCCTCCAGCCTCGGGAATGTTGGGCCAACTGACAGGTGGCTCGGGCCTAAGTGGAGGTGCGAGTGGTGGCGTTGGACTTGTGGGTCTTCGCAGTGGAACAACCGACGACAGTGGACGCGGCGGTGGCAATTCCAATTCCCTGTCCGCCTTTAGTGGCAGTTTAAGCGGCGGCTCTGGCGCCACGGTCGGTGATCGCAATTCCTGCTCGAATGATTCGGGTCTAAGGAATAGCAGCGATCGAGAGAGCACTGGCGGCGAGTTGAACTTCAGTGATGGCACCTGCGACAATGGTCCCTGCATTACAGTCGATCCTGACAGCATTTCCTTGGTCTCCAGTCAGAACATGTATCAAT TTGGCACACCCAAAGAACGTAGTCCCACATTGTCGCCCCTGAACTCAGCTGCTTATTCGAGATCTGTGGAACAGTTGGGCTCACCCGTGGATGGCGACGGACCTGGAGGTCTAGGCGGTGGTGGAGCCATCACCCGTAAATTTGCCAATGCCAATGTGAAGAGTGCAGGACCACTTGGCGCCCGCAATGGCCGTGGAGGCACCTGGGGCAGCATATCCCGAGTGTTTGCCCGCTctagaaacaaaagcaaagccCTTTCAGCTGATGGAGGAGTCGGTGAAT ATTCTGACTACTCATGGAATCCCTTGTCGGAAGAGGGTTATGCCGAGAAATTGCGTCTGCTACGTGAAGCCTCTCAGCTGCCAATGGAACGCTGGAGAGCCACCCAAGTGCTCGCCTGGCTGGAGGTGGCCTTGGGCATGCCTCAGTATAGTACACGATGTTCGGAGAATGTAAAGAGTGGCAAAGTTCTGCTCGAACTGAATGATGTGGAACTAGAAGCCGGCTTGGGTCTAGTGCATCCTATGCATCGCAAGAAACTACGTCTGGCCATTGAGGAGCAACGGCGACCCGAACTGGTACGCTATCCCATGATCACCCAACTAGGACACACATGGGTGGCATCCGAATGGTTGCCAGACATCGGTTTGCCCCAGTATGCGGAACCTTTTCTGCAATCTCTGGTCGATGCTCGCATGCTGGACACTCTATCGAAAAAGGaattggaaaagtttttgggaGTGACAAGAAAGTTCCATCAGGCCAGCATTGTTCATG GAATTCATGTCTTACGCATTGTGAAATACGACCGCCAGACCTTGGCCATGCGACGTGTGCAATCAGAGACAGTTGACACTGATCCCATTGTGTGGACAAATCAACGTTTCGTGCGTTGGGTACGCTCCATCGATTTGGGTGAATACGCCGAGAATTTGAAAG ACAGCGGTGTTCATGGAGGCCTTGTGGTGCTTGAGCCATCCTTCTCGGGTGACACCATGGCCACTGCCTTGGGCATTCCACCATCTAAGAATATAATTAGACGACATCTCAATACGGAATTTGATGCCCTTATTCTACCCGCAAG ATACATAATTTACTGTCAAATGGAAGAATTTCAAATGGAAAACAACTCGCGGCAATTGGCCAAATTGCAggcacattaa
- the LOC6638305 gene encoding kazrin isoform X5 — protein MQINGVAAGPTMAASEPPEPPPRNPDRINASLHKLGESKIVKSLDSSVIKEKSSSANNNKPIRPLLSLDNSVASTSAAAAAAAASATTGAAATSSLVGLKPSPSRSVLANSSSNESNSSPASSNGSNQTLTPPITIDNQHQSQLQQPQQQRLGQVVGLPQPQLPLPNGTNSSSNNITTTSPAMIHANNSNLIAPVHSSVSVAASSVSATVSPNSANSTGNPHALNAVDKRNANDVCSMESKSKLSSSPSSTSASASPSTSVMPHSPTSAASAALLMLETHGPNGSNILLHYPDGNRNSNDHLNHADVETNSKFVAESAMKLREENDRLNAELLRLRRLLEHSTDGAVGGIDPTALGHNTDAEALHDSPVSQERVERLECELRSVKNQLLTMRLERKKLRTDKSELLGQVKQLCASLQEKEQELRDFIRNFQERVRETESNNAKLSGDRDRERFQLLKQARDEAERSLALAQQLSARDLQLQRLQEQLQEARRQLSGCLSDQESLHSFAPLTPPASGMLGQLTGGSGLSGGASGGVGLVGLRSGTTDDSGRGGGNSNSLSAFSGSLSGGSGATVGDRNSCSNDSGLRNSSDRESTGGELNFSDGTCDNGPCITVDPDSISLVSSQNMYQFGTPKERSPTLSPLNSAAYSRSVEQLGSPVDGDGPGGLGGGGAITRKFANANVKSAGPLGARNGRGGTWGSISRVFARSRNKSKALSADGGVGELDSDYSWNPLSEEGYAEKLRLLREASQLPMERWRATQVLAWLEVALGMPQYSTRCSENVKSGKVLLELNDVELEAGLGLVHPMHRKKLRLAIEEQRRPELVRYPMITQLGHTWVASEWLPDIGLPQYAEPFLQSLVDARMLDTLSKKELEKFLGVTRKFHQASIVHGIHVLRIVKYDRQTLAMRRVQSETVDTDPIVWTNQRFVRWVRSIDLGEYAENLKDSGVHGGLVVLEPSFSGDTMATALGIPPSKNIIRRHLNTEFDALILPARFRHGKDLRALFQKPFGSTLNPNPIVPGIAVPLGTPPAQRPRIAAVRAAAAVVGAVEEYTLP, from the exons ATGCAAATAAACGGTGTAGCTGCCGGACCAACTATGGCCGCATCAGAGCCACCAGAGCCGCCGCCACGCAATCCGGATCGCATAAATGCCTCACTGCACAAGCTTGGCGAATCC AAAATTGTCAAATCCCTGGACTCGAGTGTGATCAAAGAGAAGTCCTCCTCAGCGAATAATAATAAGCCCATTAGGCCATTACTGTCCCTGGACAATTCAGTTGCATccacatcagcagcagcagcagcagcggcagcgtcGGCAACgacaggagcagcagcaacttcTTCTTTAGTTGGCCTCAAGCCATCTCCTTCACGCTCCGTTTTGGccaatagcagcagcaacgaaAGCAACTCCTCACCGGCCAGTTCGAATGGCAGCAATCAGACACTGACTCCACCCATTACCATTGATAACCAGCATCAGTCACAACTCCAGCAGCCGCAGCAACAGCGGCTTGGTCAAGTCGTTGGCTTGCCACAGCCGCAATTACCATTACCGAATggcaccaacagcagcagcaacaacatcacaACCACCAGCCCAGCCATGATACATGCGAATAACTCAAATTTAATTGCCCCAGTTCACTCCTCCGTCTCCGTTGCCGCCAGCTCCGTCTCCGCCACAGTCTCCCCTAACAGTGCAAACTCAACGGGCAATCCACATGCATTGAATGCGG TCGATAAGAGAAATGCCAATGATGTTTGCTCAATGGAGTCGAAAAGCAAattatcatcatcaccatcatccaCATCCGCATCCGCATCCCCATCCACATCAGTGATGCCGCATTCGCCCACATCCGCTGCCTCAGCAGCTCTCCTAATGCTTGAAACCCATGGCCCAAATGGCAGCAATATACTCCTCCATTATCCAGATGGTAATCGCAATTCAAATGATCATCTCAATCATGCTGACGTTGAGACAAACTCAAAGTTCGTGGCAG AATCTGCCATGAAATTACGTGAGGAAAATGATCGTCTTAATGCCGAATTGCTGCGCCTCCGACGTCTGCTGGAGCACTCAACAGATGGAGCAGTAGGTGGCATAGATCCAACAGCATTGGGTCACAATACCGATGCAGAAGCTCTGCATGATAGCCCCGTCTCACAGGAGCGAGTGGAACGCTTGGAATGCGAATTGCGTTCGGTTAAGAATCAATTGCTCACCATGCGGCTGGAGCGTAAAAAGCTGCGCACTGACAAGTCTGAACTATTGGGCCAGGTGAAGCAATTGTGTGCCTCACTCCAAGAGAAGGAGCAAGAGTTGAGGGATTTCATACGCAATTTCCAAGAACGTGTACGCGAAACAGAATCAAACAATGCCAAATTGTCGGGAGATAGGGATCGAGAACGTTTCCAACTGTTGAAACAGGCACGCGATGAGGCGGAGAGATCCCTGGCGCTGGCCCAACAGCTATCGGCCAGGGACTTGCAGTTGCAACGGCTACAGGAACAGCTGCAGGAGGCACGTCGTCAGCTCTCTGGTTGTCTCTCCGATCAGGAGAGTTTGCACTCGTTTGCCCCGTTGACGCCTCCAGCCTCGGGAATGTTGGGCCAACTGACAGGTGGCTCGGGCCTAAGTGGAGGTGCGAGTGGTGGCGTTGGACTTGTGGGTCTTCGCAGTGGAACAACCGACGACAGTGGACGCGGCGGTGGCAATTCCAATTCCCTGTCCGCCTTTAGTGGCAGTTTAAGCGGCGGCTCTGGCGCCACGGTCGGTGATCGCAATTCCTGCTCGAATGATTCGGGTCTAAGGAATAGCAGCGATCGAGAGAGCACTGGCGGCGAGTTGAACTTCAGTGATGGCACCTGCGACAATGGTCCCTGCATTACAGTCGATCCTGACAGCATTTCCTTGGTCTCCAGTCAGAACATGTATCAAT TTGGCACACCCAAAGAACGTAGTCCCACATTGTCGCCCCTGAACTCAGCTGCTTATTCGAGATCTGTGGAACAGTTGGGCTCACCCGTGGATGGCGACGGACCTGGAGGTCTAGGCGGTGGTGGAGCCATCACCCGTAAATTTGCCAATGCCAATGTGAAGAGTGCAGGACCACTTGGCGCCCGCAATGGCCGTGGAGGCACCTGGGGCAGCATATCCCGAGTGTTTGCCCGCTctagaaacaaaagcaaagccCTTTCAGCTGATGGAGGAGTCGGTGAAT TAGATTCTGACTACTCATGGAATCCCTTGTCGGAAGAGGGTTATGCCGAGAAATTGCGTCTGCTACGTGAAGCCTCTCAGCTGCCAATGGAACGCTGGAGAGCCACCCAAGTGCTCGCCTGGCTGGAGGTGGCCTTGGGCATGCCTCAGTATAGTACACGATGTTCGGAGAATGTAAAGAGTGGCAAAGTTCTGCTCGAACTGAATGATGTGGAACTAGAAGCCGGCTTGGGTCTAGTGCATCCTATGCATCGCAAGAAACTACGTCTGGCCATTGAGGAGCAACGGCGACCCGAACTGGTACGCTATCCCATGATCACCCAACTAGGACACACATGGGTGGCATCCGAATGGTTGCCAGACATCGGTTTGCCCCAGTATGCGGAACCTTTTCTGCAATCTCTGGTCGATGCTCGCATGCTGGACACTCTATCGAAAAAGGaattggaaaagtttttgggaGTGACAAGAAAGTTCCATCAGGCCAGCATTGTTCATG GAATTCATGTCTTACGCATTGTGAAATACGACCGCCAGACCTTGGCCATGCGACGTGTGCAATCAGAGACAGTTGACACTGATCCCATTGTGTGGACAAATCAACGTTTCGTGCGTTGGGTACGCTCCATCGATTTGGGTGAATACGCCGAGAATTTGAAAG ACAGCGGTGTTCATGGAGGCCTTGTGGTGCTTGAGCCATCCTTCTCGGGTGACACCATGGCCACTGCCTTGGGCATTCCACCATCTAAGAATATAATTAGACGACATCTCAATACGGAATTTGATGCCCTTATTCTACCCGCAAG